From Pontibacter actiniarum, a single genomic window includes:
- a CDS encoding SDR family NAD(P)-dependent oxidoreductase, with amino-acid sequence MSKDIAKSKEATLPIVGLVEWFRPGEYEHVKQTLADLKELGVTELRTGVSWADYYSPEGKGWYDWLIPTLAKEVNVLPCFLYTPPSIAERPRTSSPPKDKKAYADFLDVFIADHGKHFEWVELWNEPNNTVEYDFTHDYGWHKFAEMVGGAAHWCQKLGKKTLLGGMSPVDPNWLQTMFDRGVMQYIDAVGIHGFPHVFDQMWDGWEDTINSVREVLDRNGSKAELWITEAGFSTWQHDEYKQLEEFKLALQADASRLYWYGVKDLDASLPTVAGFHLDDREYYFGLKRADGTSKLLFRLWAKHGIEKLRELSYIKRTVDASQEPYALITGGAGFVGTNLAKRLLEQGKRVMVFDSLSRDGVEQNLQWLHDTYGDRLEVYVGDIRDLQTVRHVMKRAEQVFHFAAQVAVTTSLDLPINDFEINARGIINVLEAIREQDNPPPLVFTSTNKVYGGLEDLKFISNGSRYYPAEAEIKKYGISEARHLDFHSPYGCSKGAADQYVIDYARTYNLPMAVFRMSCIYGPHQYGNEDQGWVAHFAIRAIEGEQVNIYGDGKQVRDILFVEDLVDAFLLAQQHMDQVSGQAFNIGGGPENTVSLLELLKTIGRYRGEEIPLKFGEWRPGDQHYYVSDTRKFQKATGWYPKHNVQEGVAKLYQWLCENRGYKVPMTLTATLKNDEEPVKKVAVA; translated from the coding sequence ATGAGCAAAGATATAGCTAAAAGTAAAGAGGCAACACTCCCCATCGTAGGCCTGGTAGAGTGGTTCCGGCCCGGCGAGTATGAGCACGTAAAGCAGACCCTGGCCGACCTGAAAGAGCTGGGCGTAACGGAGCTGCGCACCGGCGTGTCGTGGGCCGACTACTACAGCCCGGAAGGTAAAGGCTGGTACGATTGGCTGATCCCGACGCTGGCCAAGGAGGTAAACGTACTTCCCTGCTTTTTATACACACCGCCAAGTATAGCGGAGCGGCCCCGCACCTCCTCTCCCCCAAAAGACAAAAAGGCCTATGCCGATTTCCTGGATGTGTTTATCGCAGACCATGGGAAGCACTTTGAGTGGGTGGAGCTTTGGAATGAGCCCAACAACACCGTAGAGTATGACTTTACGCACGACTACGGCTGGCACAAGTTTGCCGAAATGGTTGGCGGCGCGGCGCACTGGTGCCAGAAGCTGGGTAAGAAAACCCTGTTGGGGGGCATGAGCCCGGTAGACCCGAACTGGCTGCAAACCATGTTCGACCGCGGCGTAATGCAGTACATCGATGCGGTGGGCATACACGGCTTCCCGCACGTGTTCGACCAGATGTGGGACGGATGGGAAGACACTATCAACTCAGTGCGTGAAGTGCTGGACAGAAACGGCAGCAAAGCGGAACTGTGGATCACAGAGGCCGGCTTCTCTACCTGGCAGCACGACGAGTACAAGCAGCTGGAGGAGTTTAAGCTGGCGCTGCAGGCGGATGCCAGCCGTTTGTACTGGTACGGGGTAAAAGACCTGGATGCCAGCCTGCCGACGGTAGCCGGCTTCCACCTCGACGACCGCGAGTACTACTTCGGCCTGAAGCGCGCCGACGGCACCAGCAAGCTGCTGTTCAGGCTGTGGGCCAAGCACGGCATCGAAAAGCTGCGCGAGCTGAGCTACATCAAACGCACGGTAGACGCTAGCCAGGAGCCGTACGCGCTGATTACCGGGGGGGCAGGCTTTGTGGGCACGAACCTGGCCAAGCGCCTGCTCGAGCAGGGTAAGCGCGTGATGGTGTTCGACAGCCTTAGCCGCGACGGTGTGGAGCAAAACCTGCAGTGGCTGCACGACACCTACGGCGACAGGCTGGAGGTATACGTCGGCGACATCCGGGACCTGCAGACGGTGCGCCATGTGATGAAGCGTGCCGAGCAGGTGTTCCACTTTGCGGCGCAGGTTGCCGTAACCACCTCGCTGGACCTGCCAATAAATGACTTTGAGATCAATGCCCGCGGCATTATCAATGTGCTGGAGGCGATCCGGGAGCAGGATAACCCGCCGCCGCTGGTGTTTACCTCCACTAACAAAGTATACGGAGGGCTAGAGGACCTGAAGTTCATCTCTAACGGTTCCCGCTACTACCCGGCGGAGGCAGAAATCAAGAAGTACGGTATATCCGAAGCGCGCCACCTGGACTTCCACAGCCCTTACGGCTGTTCCAAGGGCGCCGCTGACCAGTACGTGATCGACTATGCCCGCACCTATAACCTGCCGATGGCGGTGTTCCGCATGAGTTGCATTTACGGCCCGCACCAGTACGGCAACGAGGACCAGGGCTGGGTGGCGCACTTTGCCATCAGGGCCATTGAGGGAGAGCAGGTGAACATCTACGGAGACGGCAAGCAAGTGCGCGACATCCTCTTTGTAGAGGACCTGGTGGATGCGTTCCTGCTGGCGCAGCAGCACATGGACCAAGTGTCGGGCCAAGCCTTTAACATTGGCGGCGGGCCTGAGAACACCGTGAGCCTGCTGGAGCTGCTCAAAACCATCGGGCGCTACCGCGGAGAGGAAATCCCGCTTAAGTTCGGGGAGTGGCGCCCGGGCGACCAGCACTACTATGTGTCCGACACGCGCAAGTTCCAGAAAGCCACCGGCTGGTACCCGAAGCACAACGTGCAGGAGGGAGTGGCCAAGCTGTACCAGTGGCTGTGCGAGAACCGCGGCTACAAAGTGCCGATGACACTCACTGCCACCTTGAAAAATGACGAAGAACCTGTTAAGAAAGTAGCAGTTGCTTAA
- a CDS encoding SDR family oxidoreductase: MQYLKGKKAVVSGGGSGIGRAIVEKLSAAQVATAAADVHFPTDFPSSTHPFTCDVTSGAAVDSLFADVQQQLGTPDILVCSAGQGVHEKLTEGDPEKWQHIINTNLMGTLRMIRAFVPAMQAAGTGDVVLVSSVSAGQAYPYGGVYAATKSALQVVAETLRQELLPAVRVTVVAPGVTDTAFFGNTLSGSQTVESIGYGALTAGQVADAVLYALDKPPEVSINQITLRPTAQGF; encoded by the coding sequence GTGCAGTATCTGAAAGGCAAAAAGGCAGTAGTGAGTGGTGGAGGTTCTGGCATAGGCAGGGCCATCGTGGAGAAACTGTCTGCGGCCCAGGTTGCTACTGCGGCAGCAGATGTGCACTTCCCAACTGATTTCCCCTCCAGCACCCACCCATTTACATGCGATGTAACCAGCGGCGCCGCCGTGGATTCGCTTTTTGCCGATGTGCAGCAGCAACTGGGCACACCCGACATCCTGGTTTGCAGCGCGGGCCAGGGCGTACACGAGAAGCTTACCGAGGGTGACCCGGAGAAGTGGCAGCACATCATAAACACCAACCTCATGGGAACCCTGCGCATGATCCGCGCTTTTGTGCCAGCCATGCAGGCCGCGGGCACGGGCGATGTCGTGCTGGTGTCGTCGGTATCGGCGGGCCAGGCTTACCCTTACGGAGGCGTGTACGCGGCGACGAAGAGCGCACTGCAGGTTGTCGCAGAAACGCTGCGGCAGGAACTACTGCCCGCAGTACGCGTAACGGTAGTTGCCCCGGGCGTAACCGACACCGCTTTTTTCGGAAACACCCTTTCCGGCTCCCAGACGGTGGAGAGCATTGGCTACGGCGCCTTAACGGCCGGCCAGGTGGCCGATGCCGTGCTGTACGCGCTGGACAAGCCTCCGGAGGTATCCATCAACCAGATTACCCTAAGGCCGACGGCGCAGGGGTTTTAA
- a CDS encoding CgeB family protein, whose amino-acid sequence MKSKKLNIAFFGSSLVSAYWNGAATYYRGIVRALSECGHHVTFYEPDAYERQQNRDMEDPDWAKVVVYEATEEAVYKCLEDAAGADMVVKASGVGVFDELLEREVLKLQTDERLVVFWDVDAPATLDRVHNDPNDQFLELIPQYDMVLTYGGGDPVVKAYEALGAKKCVPIYNALDTATHFPVEPDARFACDLAFLGNRLPDREARVEEFFLKPAALNMNQTFIIGGSGWGDKQMSDNVKYVGHVYTKDHNAFNCTPKAVLNISRESMARYGFSPATRVFEAAGAGACIITDYWEGIDFFFEPGKEILVARDGAEVAAIMADLTEAKAKEIGEAAYRKVLSAHTYKHRAEQLEQLLYAKVKRTKEALA is encoded by the coding sequence ATGAAGAGTAAAAAACTGAACATCGCCTTTTTCGGCTCCAGCCTTGTTTCTGCCTACTGGAATGGCGCTGCCACGTACTACAGAGGTATTGTAAGGGCTTTGAGCGAGTGCGGCCACCATGTTACCTTTTATGAGCCGGATGCCTACGAGCGCCAGCAGAACCGCGACATGGAAGACCCGGATTGGGCAAAAGTAGTGGTGTATGAGGCAACCGAAGAGGCCGTTTATAAATGCCTGGAGGATGCTGCCGGTGCCGACATGGTGGTAAAAGCCAGCGGCGTGGGCGTCTTCGACGAGCTGCTGGAGCGCGAGGTGCTGAAGCTGCAGACCGATGAGCGCCTGGTGGTGTTCTGGGACGTGGATGCGCCAGCCACGCTGGACCGCGTGCACAACGACCCGAACGACCAGTTCCTGGAGCTGATCCCGCAGTACGACATGGTGCTGACCTACGGCGGCGGCGACCCCGTGGTAAAAGCCTACGAGGCGCTGGGTGCGAAGAAATGCGTGCCGATCTATAACGCGCTGGACACAGCCACCCATTTCCCCGTGGAACCGGATGCGCGCTTCGCCTGCGACCTGGCCTTTCTGGGAAACCGGCTGCCCGACCGCGAGGCGCGCGTGGAAGAGTTCTTCCTGAAGCCGGCGGCACTCAACATGAACCAAACCTTCATCATCGGGGGCAGCGGCTGGGGCGACAAGCAAATGAGCGACAACGTTAAGTACGTCGGCCACGTCTATACTAAGGACCACAACGCCTTTAACTGCACCCCGAAAGCGGTGCTTAACATTAGCCGGGAGAGCATGGCCCGCTATGGTTTCTCGCCGGCCACGCGCGTGTTTGAGGCGGCTGGCGCAGGGGCCTGCATCATCACCGACTACTGGGAAGGGATCGATTTCTTTTTTGAGCCGGGGAAAGAGATACTTGTGGCCAGGGATGGGGCAGAAGTGGCCGCCATCATGGCAGATTTAACAGAAGCTAAAGCGAAAGAAATAGGAGAGGCAGCATACAGGAAAGTTCTTTCCGCGCACACGTATAAACACCGTGCGGAGCAACTGGAGCAGCTGCTGTATGCAAAAGTGAAACGGACTAAAGAAGCATTGGCATGA
- a CDS encoding Gfo/Idh/MocA family protein: MQETTIDKAEALSASSSLAGGKPKLGFLGVGWIGRNRMEVIAKHEAGEVSYIADTAAQNAEEALKSAPEAAQVHSLEAMLHQPEVDAIVIATPSAFHAEQSTLALEAGKAVFCQKPLGRNVEETKRVVEAARKSNKLLGVDLSYRFTEAMQHVYKVVQSGELGQIYAIELVFHNAYGPDKAWFYEPKLSGGGCVIDLGVHLVDLALWSMGFPQVKQVQSHLFAKGKPISMAEGKVEDYASANIELEGNTHMQLSCSWNLPAGQEAIISATFYGTNGGVAFKNVNGSFYDFVAERYYGTKTERLCSPPDDWMGRAGVAWAERLAKGEGFNEEADEFVKVAEVLDKIYGR, translated from the coding sequence ATGCAAGAAACCACAATCGACAAAGCAGAAGCCCTTTCAGCATCTTCTTCTTTAGCCGGAGGTAAGCCAAAGCTTGGCTTTTTAGGCGTAGGCTGGATCGGCCGCAACCGTATGGAAGTGATCGCAAAGCACGAGGCCGGCGAGGTGTCCTACATCGCCGACACCGCTGCCCAGAATGCGGAGGAGGCCCTGAAGAGCGCCCCCGAAGCAGCGCAGGTGCACTCGCTGGAGGCCATGCTGCACCAGCCGGAGGTGGATGCCATTGTGATCGCTACACCGAGCGCATTTCATGCCGAGCAGAGCACGCTGGCCTTGGAGGCCGGTAAGGCTGTCTTCTGCCAAAAGCCGCTGGGCCGCAACGTGGAGGAAACGAAGCGCGTGGTGGAGGCAGCCCGAAAGAGCAACAAGCTGCTGGGCGTAGACCTGTCGTACCGCTTCACGGAGGCGATGCAGCACGTGTACAAGGTAGTGCAGAGCGGGGAGCTGGGGCAGATCTATGCCATCGAACTGGTGTTCCACAACGCCTATGGCCCCGACAAGGCCTGGTTCTACGAGCCCAAGCTGTCCGGCGGCGGCTGTGTGATCGACCTGGGCGTACACCTGGTGGACCTGGCGCTTTGGAGCATGGGTTTCCCGCAGGTGAAGCAGGTGCAGAGCCACCTGTTCGCAAAGGGCAAGCCCATTAGTATGGCAGAGGGCAAGGTGGAAGACTACGCCTCGGCCAACATTGAGCTGGAAGGCAACACGCACATGCAGCTAAGCTGCTCCTGGAACCTGCCGGCCGGGCAGGAGGCCATCATCAGCGCCACCTTCTACGGCACCAACGGCGGCGTGGCTTTCAAAAACGTGAACGGCTCTTTCTACGACTTTGTGGCGGAGCGCTATTACGGCACTAAAACAGAGCGGCTCTGCTCACCGCCAGACGACTGGATGGGACGTGCCGGCGTGGCCTGGGCAGAGCGCCTGGCGAAGGGCGAGGGCTTTAACGAGGAAGCAGATGAGTTTGTGAAAGTAGCAGAGGTATTGGATAAAATTTACGGAAGATAA
- a CDS encoding histidine phosphatase family protein: protein MDTAPTTAKRIFLIRHARPRVSRKGLFDAAAARQYISDYDAAQVEEFVMAHEGIPYQAVEKVYCSTLVRSQLTAKAIFGEQAELRVDPTFREFERRIFTLPLLRLPIRLWLLSARLLWFLGLNSRGIETFRQARTRARRAAEVLAQDAQEHHTTVLVAHGLLNNFIRRELKALGWQESSKGGHGFLSVQVLSQE from the coding sequence TTGGACACAGCCCCCACCACCGCCAAACGCATCTTCCTCATCCGCCACGCCCGCCCCAGGGTGTCGCGGAAAGGGCTTTTTGATGCGGCGGCTGCCCGCCAGTATATTTCGGACTACGATGCGGCCCAGGTGGAGGAGTTTGTGATGGCGCACGAGGGCATTCCCTACCAAGCGGTCGAGAAGGTGTACTGCAGCACACTGGTGCGCTCCCAGCTAACGGCCAAGGCTATTTTCGGGGAGCAGGCAGAGCTTCGGGTGGACCCTACCTTTCGGGAGTTTGAGCGCCGCATCTTCACCCTGCCCCTCCTGCGCCTGCCTATCAGGCTCTGGTTGCTGAGCGCGCGCCTGCTTTGGTTCCTGGGCCTGAACAGCCGCGGCATTGAGACGTTCAGGCAAGCCCGCACCCGCGCGCGCCGGGCTGCAGAGGTACTCGCCCAGGATGCCCAGGAGCACCACACCACCGTACTCGTGGCACACGGCCTGCTCAACAACTTTATTCGCCGTGAGCTGAAGGCCCTGGGCTGGCAGGAAAGCAGCAAAGGCGGCCACGGTTTTCTTTCTGTGCAAGTCCTTAGCCAGGAGTAG
- a CDS encoding glycosyltransferase, with product MTADTVGGVWNYSLELVQALAPFKTQVALATMGAPLTEEQRRQAGEIDNLTIYESNYKLEWMENPWEDVEKAGEWLLKLKDEVQPDLVHLNGLVHGSLDFGVPTLAVVHSCVLSWWKAVKEEEAPQEWDKYKEMVTKGLQSADVVVAPTQAMLHQAEQLYGPFKSSVVVYNGRGQHFYQFGKKEPFVFSMGRVWDEAKNISTLAHIASDLQWPVYIAGDAKHPATGKEVELENVHFLGQLPEKEVQDWLSRASVYALPAKYEPFGLTVLEAAMSGCALVVGKAESQAEIWGNAAKYVNPNDADELRDTINSLIEDEFARNIMAMRAIKRSHGYTADPMGQDYDHIYRQMLKQAVAV from the coding sequence ATGACGGCAGACACTGTAGGCGGTGTTTGGAACTATTCGCTGGAGCTGGTACAGGCGCTGGCTCCCTTTAAAACACAGGTCGCCCTGGCCACCATGGGGGCCCCGCTCACGGAGGAGCAGCGCAGGCAGGCCGGTGAGATCGACAACCTGACCATCTACGAAAGCAACTATAAGCTGGAGTGGATGGAGAACCCCTGGGAGGACGTGGAGAAAGCCGGGGAGTGGCTGCTGAAACTGAAGGATGAAGTACAACCTGACCTGGTGCACCTGAACGGCCTGGTGCACGGGAGCCTGGATTTTGGCGTGCCAACCCTGGCGGTCGTGCATTCCTGCGTGCTGTCGTGGTGGAAAGCCGTGAAGGAGGAAGAAGCTCCCCAGGAGTGGGATAAGTACAAGGAGATGGTAACCAAAGGCCTGCAGTCGGCGGATGTGGTGGTGGCGCCAACACAGGCGATGCTGCACCAGGCCGAGCAGCTGTACGGCCCGTTCAAGAGCAGCGTGGTGGTGTACAACGGCCGCGGCCAGCACTTCTACCAGTTCGGTAAAAAGGAGCCGTTTGTGTTCAGCATGGGCCGTGTGTGGGATGAGGCCAAGAACATCTCGACGCTGGCCCACATCGCCTCTGACCTGCAGTGGCCTGTATACATTGCCGGCGATGCCAAGCACCCGGCCACAGGCAAAGAGGTGGAGCTGGAGAATGTGCACTTCCTGGGGCAGCTGCCGGAGAAAGAGGTGCAGGACTGGCTCTCCAGGGCGTCTGTTTACGCCTTGCCTGCCAAGTATGAGCCGTTTGGCCTGACCGTGCTGGAGGCCGCCATGTCGGGCTGTGCCCTGGTGGTGGGCAAAGCCGAGAGCCAGGCCGAGATTTGGGGCAACGCCGCCAAGTATGTTAACCCGAACGATGCCGATGAACTGCGCGATACGATTAACAGCCTGATTGAGGACGAGTTCGCCCGCAACATTATGGCCATGCGCGCCATCAAGCGCTCCCACGGCTACACTGCCGACCCCATGGGCCAGGATTACGACCACATCTACCGCCAGATGCTGAAGCAAGCGGTTGCAGTTTAA
- a CDS encoding CgeB family protein has protein sequence MNITLFYHSILSDWNHGNAHFLRGVVRELEERGHQVQVYEPENGWSLQNLIEGYGKEKLEELKEYYPNIKTNFYTLDSLDLDAVLRDADLVLVHEWSEHELVRRVGEHRANGGKYKLLFHDTHHRAVTERESMAKYDLTHYDGVLAFGQKIRDLYLQEGWTQKAWTWHEAADTSVFYPHEQKDFEGDLVWIGNWGDEERTAELHEFLINPVKELGLKAKIYGVRYPDHARKALADAGIAYGGWLPNYKAAEEFAKYKVTVHVPRRPYVEALPGIPTIRPFEAMACGIPLISSPWDDAENLFTPGKDFLVARSGEEMKEQLKAILNNPFKAKEVAAHGLETIRSRHTCAHRVNELESVCEELGIATSKIYLTQKEQVLNEE, from the coding sequence ATGAACATCACCCTTTTCTATCACTCTATACTTTCTGACTGGAACCACGGCAATGCGCACTTCCTGCGCGGGGTGGTTCGGGAGCTGGAGGAGCGGGGGCACCAGGTGCAGGTGTATGAGCCGGAAAACGGCTGGAGCCTGCAGAACCTGATCGAAGGCTATGGAAAAGAGAAGCTGGAAGAGCTAAAAGAGTACTACCCCAACATCAAAACCAACTTCTACACCTTAGACTCCCTTGACCTGGATGCGGTGCTGCGCGACGCGGACCTGGTGCTGGTGCACGAGTGGAGCGAGCACGAGCTGGTGAGGCGCGTAGGGGAGCACAGGGCCAACGGAGGCAAGTATAAGCTGCTGTTCCACGATACCCACCACCGCGCCGTGACAGAGCGCGAAAGCATGGCCAAGTATGACCTCACGCATTACGACGGGGTGCTGGCCTTCGGGCAGAAGATCCGCGATTTATACTTGCAGGAAGGCTGGACGCAGAAGGCCTGGACCTGGCACGAGGCCGCCGATACCTCTGTGTTCTACCCGCACGAGCAGAAAGACTTTGAGGGCGACCTGGTCTGGATCGGGAACTGGGGCGATGAAGAGCGTACGGCCGAGCTGCACGAGTTCCTGATAAACCCGGTGAAAGAGCTGGGGCTGAAGGCCAAAATATACGGGGTGCGCTACCCCGACCATGCCCGCAAAGCGTTGGCCGACGCCGGTATTGCGTACGGCGGCTGGCTGCCTAACTACAAAGCGGCGGAAGAGTTTGCCAAGTATAAGGTAACCGTGCACGTGCCGCGCCGGCCTTATGTGGAGGCGCTGCCGGGTATCCCGACCATCCGCCCGTTCGAGGCCATGGCCTGTGGCATTCCGCTGATCTCCTCGCCCTGGGATGACGCCGAGAACCTGTTCACACCCGGAAAGGACTTCCTGGTTGCCCGCAGCGGGGAAGAGATGAAAGAGCAGCTGAAAGCCATCCTGAACAATCCTTTTAAAGCAAAAGAAGTAGCGGCACATGGTTTAGAGACCATCCGCAGCCGCCATACCTGTGCCCACCGCGTAAACGAGCTGGAGAGCGTGTGTGAGGAGCTGGGCATAGCAACGTCAAAAATCTATCTCACCCAAAAAGAGCAAGTCCTGAATGAAGAGTAA
- a CDS encoding NAD-dependent epimerase/dehydratase family protein, translating into MENKVLITGGAGFIGSHLADELLQHGYAVRALDNLSEQVHGKDCQRPEYLHQDVELMIGDVRNPEDVARALEGVDYVFHFAAMVGVGQSMYELKEYTDVNNIGTAVLLEALIKKPVKKLVVASSMSIYGEGMYKSPAGELTAGHERSLDQLKAADWELRNQAGEQLQPVPTSEGKTPSLSSVYALSKYDQERLCLMVGRAYNIPTVAMRFFNVYGTRQALSNPYTGVLAIFASRLLNNNSPMIFEDGYQQRDFVHVRDVALACRLAMEKEEATGKVFNVGSGNNYTIREIGERLATVMDKKHLTPEITGKYRVGDIRHCYADISLAKEVLGFYPQVEFNAGLEELANWLEGQIAYDRVSEASAELAARGLTV; encoded by the coding sequence ATGGAGAACAAAGTTTTGATAACAGGAGGAGCCGGCTTTATCGGCTCACATCTAGCAGACGAGCTGTTGCAGCATGGCTATGCCGTAAGAGCTTTGGATAACCTGAGCGAGCAGGTGCACGGCAAAGACTGCCAGCGCCCGGAGTACCTCCACCAGGACGTGGAGCTGATGATAGGCGATGTGCGCAACCCCGAGGATGTGGCCCGCGCCCTGGAGGGCGTTGACTATGTGTTCCACTTTGCGGCCATGGTGGGCGTGGGGCAGAGCATGTACGAGCTGAAAGAATACACGGATGTCAACAACATCGGAACGGCTGTCCTGCTGGAGGCCTTGATAAAGAAGCCCGTGAAAAAGCTGGTGGTTGCCAGCAGCATGAGCATTTACGGGGAAGGCATGTATAAAAGCCCTGCGGGCGAACTGACGGCTGGCCACGAGCGCTCGCTCGACCAGCTGAAGGCAGCAGACTGGGAGCTGCGCAACCAGGCAGGAGAGCAGCTGCAGCCGGTGCCTACCTCGGAGGGCAAAACACCTTCGCTTTCCTCGGTGTACGCCCTGTCTAAGTACGACCAGGAGCGCCTTTGCCTGATGGTGGGCCGCGCCTACAACATCCCGACAGTGGCGATGCGCTTCTTTAACGTGTACGGCACACGGCAGGCGCTTTCGAACCCCTACACGGGCGTGCTGGCCATCTTCGCCTCGCGTCTTCTAAACAACAACTCTCCTATGATCTTCGAGGACGGCTATCAGCAGCGCGACTTCGTACACGTGCGTGACGTGGCACTGGCCTGCCGCCTGGCGATGGAGAAAGAGGAGGCCACCGGCAAAGTCTTTAACGTAGGCAGCGGTAACAACTATACCATCCGCGAGATTGGCGAGCGCCTGGCGACGGTCATGGACAAGAAGCACCTGACCCCGGAGATCACCGGCAAGTACAGGGTAGGCGACATCCGCCACTGCTATGCAGACATCTCGCTGGCCAAAGAGGTCCTCGGCTTCTACCCTCAGGTAGAGTTCAATGCCGGGTTAGAGGAGCTGGCGAACTGGCTGGAGGGGCAGATTGCCTACGACCGGGTGAGCGAGGCCAGTGCCGAACTGGCTGCACGCGGGCTAACGGTTTAA
- a CDS encoding MDR/zinc-dependent alcohol dehydrogenase-like family protein: MQDTLTNEQSAVADTRATAMNAAVITAPKQVEVKEVALPEPSAGQVRIRLQGCGLCASNIPVWEGREWFSYPVEAGNPGHEGWGLVDAVGDGVTAVKVGDRVAALSYNAYAEYDLADADKVVKLPESLAGKPFPGEPLGCAMNIFQRSDIRAGQTVAILGVGFLGALLVQLAKNAGARVIAVSQREFSLQMAKECGADEVIRMDDHYKIIEKVKELTNGNFCERVVECTGKEWPLNLAGELAAERGRLIIAGFHQDGMRQVNIQLWNWRGLDVINAHERDPQEYIKGIKAAVSAVEDGRINPEPLYTHTYTLGNIAKAFDNLTNRPDGFVKALITY; this comes from the coding sequence ATGCAAGACACACTGACAAACGAACAAAGCGCTGTAGCAGACACCCGGGCTACAGCCATGAATGCCGCCGTGATCACGGCACCGAAACAAGTAGAAGTAAAAGAAGTCGCCTTGCCTGAGCCAAGCGCCGGGCAGGTGCGCATCCGGCTGCAGGGCTGTGGCCTTTGCGCCTCCAACATTCCTGTGTGGGAGGGCCGCGAGTGGTTCAGCTACCCGGTGGAGGCAGGCAACCCCGGCCACGAAGGCTGGGGCCTGGTGGACGCCGTGGGCGACGGGGTGACGGCCGTGAAGGTAGGCGACCGTGTGGCGGCGCTGTCCTACAACGCGTATGCCGAGTACGACCTGGCGGATGCCGACAAGGTGGTGAAGCTGCCCGAGTCCCTGGCCGGCAAGCCTTTCCCGGGCGAGCCCCTGGGCTGCGCCATGAACATCTTTCAGCGCAGCGACATCCGGGCGGGCCAGACCGTAGCCATACTTGGCGTGGGGTTCCTGGGCGCACTGCTGGTGCAGCTGGCGAAAAACGCCGGTGCCAGGGTTATCGCGGTGTCGCAGAGGGAGTTCTCGCTGCAGATGGCAAAGGAGTGTGGCGCCGACGAAGTCATCCGGATGGACGATCACTATAAAATTATAGAAAAAGTTAAAGAACTGACCAACGGAAACTTCTGCGAACGCGTAGTAGAGTGCACCGGAAAAGAATGGCCGCTGAACCTGGCCGGCGAGCTGGCCGCTGAGCGCGGCAGGCTCATAATCGCCGGTTTTCACCAGGACGGCATGCGCCAGGTGAACATTCAGCTCTGGAACTGGCGCGGACTCGACGTAATCAACGCACACGAGCGTGACCCACAGGAATACATTAAAGGTATAAAAGCAGCCGTTTCGGCCGTGGAGGACGGGAGAATCAACCCTGAGCCGCTCTACACGCATACCTACACATTAGGCAACATAGCGAAAGCTTTTGACAACCTCACAAACCGCCCGGACGGTTTTGTTAAAGCCCTTATAACTTACTAG
- a CDS encoding BlaI/MecI/CopY family transcriptional regulator: protein MKELTKAEEEIMQVLWKLKQAFVRDILEELPEPKPAYNTVSTIVRILENKGFVGHEAFGKSHQYYPLVAQDKYKSFFLKSFMRGYFGGSFERLVSFFAKDNNLDVRELDELMRHVKQDLDQDQNKDSNGSTT, encoded by the coding sequence ATGAAAGAACTAACCAAGGCCGAAGAGGAAATCATGCAGGTGCTGTGGAAGCTGAAACAGGCATTTGTGCGAGACATTCTGGAGGAGCTGCCGGAGCCAAAGCCGGCCTATAACACCGTCTCCACCATTGTGCGCATCCTTGAGAACAAGGGCTTCGTGGGCCATGAGGCCTTCGGAAAATCGCACCAGTACTACCCGCTGGTGGCGCAGGACAAGTACAAGAGCTTCTTCCTGAAGAGCTTTATGCGCGGCTATTTCGGCGGGTCGTTCGAGCGGCTTGTCTCTTTCTTTGCAAAGGACAACAACCTGGACGTACGGGAGCTGGACGAGCTGATGCGCCATGTAAAACAGGACCTGGACCAGGACCAAAACAAAGACAGCAATGGAAGCACTACTTAA